Part of the Natronobacterium gregoryi SP2 genome, GGATTCGTCGTAGAGGGACTCGGCGAGGGATCGATTACGCAGGTCGGGCTCGGGGTCGTCGTCGGCGTCGGGCTGGTAATTCTCGCCGACCGACTCATCGCGGGCCACGAGTTCCAGCCACGTCAGATTCCCGAAGCTGACGTTCGGAAACTGGTGTTGATCGTCGGCGTCCTCACTGTCCACAGCTTTCCCGAGGGCGTCGCGCTCGGCGTCGCGTTCGCCGACCTCGGCGTCGAGGGAGACCTGGTGATCGCGGGACTGGCAGTTCCAGCACTCGCAATCTTCATCACGATCGCAATCTCGATCCAGAACGTTCCCGAAGGCCTCGCAGTCGCGATCCCGCTTCACACGTACGGAGTCGCTAACTGGAAGATTTTCGGCTGGGCCGTCTTCTCGAGTATTCCCCAGCCGGTCGGTGCGGCCATCGCCTACGTCTTCGTCACTATCGCCCGGGAGTTCCTCCCGTTCGGGTTCGGCTTCGCCGCCGGCGCGATGATCTATCTCGTCTTCCACGACATCTTTCCGGAGGCGCTCGATCACGGATCGGAGCTCCCTGGCAGGGGGCGACGGGAGCTGATATTCGGAATCAGTCTGGGCGTCGCGATCATGGTTCCAGTGATGGTTCTCACCGAGTAGCGACTCGATACAGCCGCCACCATTATTCACGGGGTCGTAGTAGAGCGATGGCATGGCACCGTCGAACCCGAACGTCGTCCTGATAACGTGTCACGATCTGGGACGGTATCTGGGCTGTTACGGAGCCGCCATCGAGACGCCCCGACTCGACGAACTCGCAGAGTCGGGAGCCCTCCTCGAGAACCACTTCGTGACCGCCCCCCAGTGTTCTCCCAGCCGCGGCAGTTTCATGACCGGCCGGTTCCCTCACGTCAACGGCCTAATGGGGCTTGCCCACGGCGACTGGGAACTCCACGAGGGCGAACGCATCCTCCCCCACTACCTGGACGATGCGGGCTACGAGACGCACCTCTTCGGTCTTCAACACATCACACAGGACACCGACCGACTCGAGTACGACTACGTCCACTCCGAGGGCAACCTCTATCCCGGCGTCTCGCCGGCAGTCCACCAGGCGAACCGGGCGAGAAACGTCGCCGAGGTCGTCTCCGGCTTCCTCGAGCGCGAAGCGTTCGAATCGCCGTTTT contains:
- a CDS encoding ZIP family metal transporter, whose translation is MAVEGLGLVVAAGVFTAIVCGLGTLPFFFVDDVSDRATVVLWGLAGGIMLFASVFGFVVEGLGEGSITQVGLGVVVGVGLVILADRLIAGHEFQPRQIPEADVRKLVLIVGVLTVHSFPEGVALGVAFADLGVEGDLVIAGLAVPALAIFITIAISIQNVPEGLAVAIPLHTYGVANWKIFGWAVFSSIPQPVGAAIAYVFVTIAREFLPFGFGFAAGAMIYLVFHDIFPEALDHGSELPGRGRRELIFGISLGVAIMVPVMVLTE